Proteins encoded in a region of the Zea mays cultivar B73 chromosome 4, Zm-B73-REFERENCE-NAM-5.0, whole genome shotgun sequence genome:
- the LOC103655975 gene encoding pre-mRNA-splicing factor CWC21 has protein sequence MYNGIGLQTARGSATNGYAQSNTFFVKPRSTTSGEGPGGPHRPLRPDAAGAVGGGMRKPNKEILEHDRKRQVELKLLVLRDALEEHGYTEDEIEERVAEARKTAEAEAAAAAEEAGSGRGAGRPPLPGRGYGSVGVF, from the coding sequence ATGTACAACGGCATCGGGCTGCAGACCGCGCGGGGATCGGCCACCAACGGGTACGCGCAGAGCAACACGTTCTTCGTCAAGCCCCGCTCCACCACATCCGGCGAGGGTCCGGGCGGGCCCCACAGGCCGCTGCGCCCCGACGCCGCCGGCGCGGTTGGCGGCGGGATGCGCAAGCCCAACAAGGAGATCCTTGAGCACGACCGCAAGCGCCAAGTCGAGCTCAAGCTGCTCGTGCTCAGGGACGCGCTCGAGGAGCACGGCTACACCGAAGACGAGATCGAGGAGCGCGTCGCGGAGGCGCGCAAGACCGCGGAGGCAGAGGCGGCCGCGGCAGCGGAGGAGGCAGGGAGCGGTCGTGGCGCCGGTCGACCGCCTCTGCCCGGGAGAGGGTATGGATCTGTTGGCGTCTTTTAG